ACAACCTTCCaatgagctgcatttaaaatactattttattcagttgctcttcctttttaatcatacttgtatttacatagatttaaaaaaaaacatatgtagaGGGGTTAAGAAGTAGTTTTAGCTGTTGTAGTACTTGGTTTTAAAGGGGTACTGGTGATGGTGAAGTTGGTTGTTTTTCTAATTGGATCTGGTGTGATAATTAATCTCTGTCAGTTATCAAACCCAGGCATTTTGGTGGGCACCCAAATAGTGGGGTGGGGGGTTTACTCTGAGTGTAATGAATctaataaagtaatttaaagtgctttatttgtcattatacataccAGGTACATACAACGATATTACATAGAGGGATGGAGGGTCAGCCTGACCAGCACGTCTTTAATAAACAAGTGTctcaatgtttattttagtaaaaacaCAGGATGCATCTATGAAGATCTATTGATTTACAGCAGCTTCGCCTGCAATATCGTCCTGTTGTacctgcagatttgccacagtGGAGCATTACAAGGCAGCCATGGTGCTGAGTGGTGCCGGTGATGCTCTGGGCTACAGGAACCAGCTCTGGGAGTACAATGAGTCTGGGCCAGCTATTCACCAGGTCAGTGCTGCAACGCCATAGTAAGATTAAGGCCTGTGTCTGCAggatagggctgggcgatatggattaaaaaataaatctcattatcataccaaatccgattaatcgattttttcctcctttttgtttcataaaaagaaattattttaaaaccttgcttttatgtcaatcatttcgtcagggagttgacctgaattcaaagtgcaactaaaaacaagctgtgaaacatgcttgtaaaacaagatggcagccgtgccattataaacaatgaaaatataacaaaacatttgctgctagtggtattacacattgaggtaagaacaggcttcactgcacttgtgaactacaaactaagttaaaaaaagtaaatatgtaaatgaagtacctcgtattatggtaaaaaaagtttccacttaacaatattttgacaataattttgcctaaacatatattcagcatcacatgctgttctcttcatggaaacccaatgagtgtattggcaaaataaaatccagattttccaaaaatgaaatcttaaagaattgtaaattcgaattaatcgattaaattgatttatcgcccagccctactgcaGGAGCTTATCTcagagcagtaaaaaaaaaaacttttaatagatttttatttacagcATTGTTATGTTCTGTCCTCTCCTGGTTCtgtaggagctgcaggagctcgGCGGTTTGAAGAACATCAAGGTTGAGCTTCCCGATTGGCCGGTGAGCGATGACACAGTTCTGCATCTGGCGACGGCTGAAGGACTGGCAACAGGTGAGGTCAACATCTCGGCAAACCCACAGAGCTCGCCGGTTTCTCCTCATTTGATTGGATCGATCGGACCTCGTCAGAGCACAGCGCTTCCTTTCAAAGCGCCTCGGCTCTAAAGGTTAAATCTAATTTCCAGCCATGCCTTGATTGGCCGGTCAATTAAAATTCTGCTCAAGACCAgaattaaaaatggaaattcAGCTTGACCTTTTAGGCTGCTACGTGAAGCAGCGTCGTTGCGCACAGCTTGGTTGCACCTTTCAAAGTCAAAAACGTCTCGGTTCTCTTAGGGAAAACAGGGGAGGAGCTTCTGCACGAGGTGGCTGCTCGCTACGTGGAGGCCATGAAAGACATGGACGGGAGGAAACCAGGGCCTTCAAGCATTCTGGGTACGTTTCCTTCAGAGAATTATATCGCCTCTGCTGTTTGGAAACTCAGGTGTGCAGCTGTGACGTTTTCTTTAAGGTGTTTCCCAGCTGAAGCCTGGGGAAGAAGAGGGCTACAGAGTGCCATATAACCCCGACGGTACAGGCTGTGGAGCCGCAATGAGGTCCATGTGCATCGGCCTCAAGTAAGACACTTCTTTCTGGAGatgtatgtattttatttttcttcaacgGGTTTTATTGACACTTTATGCCACCGACCAACACAAAGGAGCTGATACTTGAAAAAGTTATTCATTCATACAGGAGAAATCATAGATCCAGTATTTATCTCCGTCAGTTTAGGTGGTcatatttaaaggagctataggtaagatatttaatgtaaaatcaaCCGAAATCATTCTCacttgtcacccaggatggaagtaacattccctataaacaatcggtcctctccatcaacaatgtcttagtcacgtttttctcctttcaaacctagaggtacggtccagaactacttttacttcctggttcctgggccaatcatatgagagttcccagggttcccaacacagagcagcagcatttggtattttatcttggcaaaagagcaaccacctgcagacatggaagccagtatgagaacggaccagaaatagaacagaatatgACATCATATACCTCTCCTGTGGAAGtacaaattcacaacagcaacaaaccGTTTAAAAGGATgaaagtacccggttcgatccccacagcctgctctctgggtccctgagcaagacccttaacctcagactgctccccaggcgccgcacatggcagcccactgctccccaaggggatgggttaagatgcagaagtgaatttctccattgtgagatcaataaagttcaattattattattagtattattattattattattattattattattattaaatcggcatattagattgtagcgttggcaagctgttgtaccgatttgagccacaaggtgtcagtattacttatagctcctttaactgTTCTAACTataaaaaagggacaaaagggCCTTGCTAAAGAAGCTGCCTGCTCAGAGTGCATAATTACTGGAAAATTAGGTGGAGGGAAGACATTTGGTTAAAAAAGATACTCAAGCAACAGAGATAACCACAGCCTTAAAGGGTTTTAGGCAAAACCAGTTCATTGCCAGAGAttcacctcagcagaaccaccggATGTACCGCACAGTTCAGGGACACACATTTCAGTGGGAACCACGTTTCACTCTATGTGCATTAATTCTGTAGAAGTTTTCATTTTGTGTTGAATTACTGGAATAAGATTATCGGCATTTTTCTGATTAATGGTAAATATGGTAAATTGACTGAATCTGTAAAGTGCATTTCAACTCAGGGTGGAAATGCTAAATATTATTTAACTATCTGGTTATTAATCTAATAGTTAACGAATAGTTAATTATCAGTTAACTAATATAGTTAACTATATTATAGTTATAGTTAACTATTAGGTTAATAGTCTGATAACTATTAGGTTAATAACTGGATAGTTAACTGTTATGATGTGATGGTGGCGATGGTTACCTATTAGTTAACTAATAGTTACCTATTAGTTAACTATTAGGTTAATAACCTGATAATTATTATGCTAATAACATAGTTAACTGTTGGATTAATAACCTAACAGATGACTATTAATAGTTAAATATTAGGTTAATAACCAAATAGTTAACTATTAGGTTATTAACCTTACAGGTTAACTATTAGTTAGCTGTTATCTTAGCTACTAGGTTAATATCCCAATAGGTTAACTATTTGTTAATTGTTAGACTAGCTATTAGGTTAATAACCTTACATGTTAACAATTAGTTAACTGTTAGCTTAGCTATTAGGTTAATAACCTTACAGGTTAAATATTAGTTAACTGTTAGCTTAGCTATTAAGTTAATAACCTAACAGGTTAACAATTATCTTAGCTATTATGTTAATATCCTAATAGGTTACCTATTTGTTAACTGTTAGATTAGCTATTAGGTTAATAATCTAATAGGTTAACTATTTGTTAATTGTTAGATTATCTATTAGGTTACAGGTTAACTATTAGCTTAGCTATTAGGTTAACATCCTAATAGGTTAACTATTTGTTAATTGTTAGATTAGCTATTGGGTTAATAATCTAATAGGTTAACTATTTGTTAATTGTTAGATTATCTATTAGGTTAATGACCTTACAGGTTAACTATTTGTTAATTGTTAGATTAGATATTGGGTTAATAATCTAATAGGTTAACTATTTGTTAATTGTTAGATTATCTATTAGGTTAATGACCTTACAGGTTAACTATTTGTTAATTGTTAGATTAGCTATTGGGTTAATAATCTAATAGGTTAACTATTTGTTAATTGTTAGATTATCTATTAGGTTAATGACCTTACAGGTTAACTACTTGTTAATTGTTAGATTAGCTATTGGGTTAATAATCTAATAGGTTAACTATTTGTTAATTGTTAGATTATCTATTAGGTTAATGACCTTACAGGTTAACTATTTGTTAATTGTTAGATTAGCTATTGGGTTAATAATCTAATAGGTTAACTATTTGTTAATTGTTAGATTAGCTATTAGGTTAATATCCTAACAGGTTAACTATCAGTTAACTGTTAGATTAGCTATTAGCCACCAAGCTGTGGATCAGGTTTTACTAACTAGGCCACTTCTGAAGGCCGGTGATTGGCTGGATCTTATCAGAGTGAAGCAGACGGCTGAAACTCCTTCATCCAgggtttgtgtttgtaaagCGACACGAGGCGACTGAGCGCTTCTACACGTTTTCCCCTCAGGTACCCGAAGCCCGACCAGCTGCTGTCGCTCGTGGCTGTAGCCGTGGAGACAGGCAGGATGACCCACCCTCACCCCACGGGCTTCCTGGGCGCCGTGGCGTCGGCCCTGTTCGCCTCGTACGCCGTGCAGCGCAGGCCGACGACCACCTGGGGCCTGGGCCTGATCAACGAGGCCTGCCCCATAGCCAGGACCATCGTTAAGGGTCGGGGCTTCGCCGTGGAGGAGACGGAGCGCGACTGGGGCTACTTCGCCGACAAGTGGCAGTGGTGCGAGCTGctgaaatctgtttttaaatttctaATTTTTATGCCTCTTGATGACATGTGGTGCTCAGTTTTGCAACGTCAGCAGATTCTTCCAGCCCGCCGCGTTAAAATGTCCTTGATAGATTCAGTCCAGCTGCAGAGATCATGCTTGAATACTAAACTCCAGCCTCTGAGAGGAGATTGATTAACAGATAACGCTAATTGATTAGATACTAGGGCTGagcgattttggaaaataatctaattgcgattttttttttcttaatattgcgatttaatgcgatttttttttttttccagtttaatttatcatgtctttttaaatatatacaaacaacaaatcagtttgtttcctcgctgtgcagattagttgctaaaagacccacagcatctaaactcggtgcAGTAATGATTGcattctgcctacaatatatttcaaccaaaattgcaattttgacttttctctgcgttaaccacaagcaacaaaaaaggcctctaaataaagatgtttgtaaacaaggattattttaaatatgaacttttaatgtttctaatgatcagaatattattcaagagaacaccttttaatttaattggacatcaatccttgttgaacataaagtgcaaccaacaggcaagtctatgtatttaactgattgacctgtacttaatgctatatatgattatataaactctaaaataagtaataaattagaatatctcactgctgcaactgtcttcccttccatgtggaggcaaacccactttaaacattttaccaacacctaatggacgtgtctaattccctaatttttacatagccaaaaattgcagacctctgcgatttggaaattgcattttttaaaatcgcgattatattgaaaatgcgattaattgttcagccctattagATACGCATCTGCACTGTTGCAGCAGCTGAGTTAATCGTGTCAACGCTGTGCAGGTACCTGGATCAGAGGGGCCTCTCTAACGGGGTGGGGCCTTTGTTCTGGCCCCCCGCCTACGGCCCAGCTGAGCGGGACGAGGCCTACAAGAGCTTCAGTCTGTCCGGCTGGGCGGGACGCAGCGGCCACGACGCTCCGATGATAGCGCTGGACGCCCTGCTGGCCGCCGGCTCGGACTGGGAGGAGCTGATGAACAGAGCCGCTTTCCACGGAGGTCTGTTAGAAAGTTTGGAGTTAGATTAGATCTCACCCGAGTATGGAAAAGTGTTCTGTATCTCCTGACTTTCCACTTTGCTCCACTAAACATTCCTTTTCTTCTTAGTGCTTTCTGTCCAGGTTTCCCTCCTGCCACCTTTTTTCTCCTCATATCATTCCTCGTGTCCTTTTCCTGCCCTTCAGTCCCTCCTTTCTGTGTCCTTCCATCACGATTCTCTGGTTTTTACCGTTTCCTATATCCTAAAGCCAATCACCTCTAGTAATGTGCTGTAAATTCACTGACTTttgcatttaacattttaaaactctgGTAATGTGTAACCGGCTTTTTTTGTCACGCGTAAAAATGTCCTGCCTTCATTCtagtctttcccattttgaagagtggctaagAAAACAGGACGCACAGTATTTTTGCCCCGGCTAATATACAGATTAGTTCCTagcaattaaatatttagttatttttaccCTATAACTCCAAATGTACCATTTTTGATACAAATACTTCTGAGACCTCTTCAGCTAAGTCAATGTCACACCCTAtataaaaaggcagaaaacatgaggaaaatttattttttggtctaCTGCAGGCGTGTCAAACTCGCTTCTATTTTGGGGCCACTTTGCCaccatgaagtcattaaaagggccggttacAAGTTAATacctttcatttcataatttcattccagttcacataaaaatgtaaaacaaaatcacagtaacataaaagtagcccatttgaacagtttatctgcaaaaaaaaaaaaaaaagttgatattggggtgagttacactttaaactcatcattctgcatcacttttacttgttggacatttctgggttattttaatgagttgtggaaaaactgacatctagtggcaggatgctgttactacacaggtATAAAAAACATTCAGCATTTGTTACAGGAGGCAGTTTCAGCCACTTTAGTaattttaaaaggatatatgcctaaCAGGTTAACTATTTAACTGTTAGATTAGCTATTAGGTTAATATCCTAATAGGCTAACTATTTGTTAATTGTTAGATTATCTTTTAGGTTAATGACCTTACAGGTTAACTATTAGGTTATTAACCTAATAGCTAAGCTGACAGTTAACTAACATGTTAACTATTTGTTAATTGTTAGATTAGCtatttttgatttcataatttcattccatttcacataaaatggtaaatggcttaaaaatgtaaaacaaaatcacagtaacataaaagtagcaccttaggcccatTTGAGcagtttatttgcaaaaaagtattattgttgtgagttacactttaaacttttggacatttctgggttgttttaatgggttgtggaa
Above is a genomic segment from Fundulus heteroclitus isolate FHET01 chromosome 10, MU-UCD_Fhet_4.1, whole genome shotgun sequence containing:
- the adprh gene encoding ADP-ribosylarginine hydrolase, with translation MDRFATVEHYKAAMVLSGAGDALGYRNQLWEYNESGPAIHQELQELGGLKNIKVELPDWPVSDDTVLHLATAEGLATGKTGEELLHEVAARYVEAMKDMDGRKPGPSSILGVSQLKPGEEEGYRVPYNPDGTGCGAAMRSMCIGLKYPKPDQLLSLVAVAVETGRMTHPHPTGFLGAVASALFASYAVQRRPTTTWGLGLINEACPIARTIVKGRGFAVEETERDWGYFADKWQWYLDQRGLSNGVGPLFWPPAYGPAERDEAYKSFSLSGWAGRSGHDAPMIALDALLAAGSDWEELMNRAAFHGGDSDSTAVIAACCWGLLYGTKGVPEGNYCNLEYRDRLERCAEQLYALSH